Proteins encoded within one genomic window of Pongo pygmaeus isolate AG05252 chromosome 18, NHGRI_mPonPyg2-v2.0_pri, whole genome shotgun sequence:
- the LOC129015147 gene encoding uncharacterized protein LOC129015147: protein MGRLTPWRPGTPLILGPAGVRRKCRRTRRKVICRIQNEQNKTPSLQEEVRSPVGAAGPARNNLDMWGAPWLTLMSRRLEPAPGSAVFVSDAEPVLQLVTEASPKGKGWTHGAPDTIETQKIRRSGGSCSIQADMPAVKEESPLKPPEGMEQDPALLEEVGHPVADAGPTHRGGTPRCPALQPGDSHHPVFPKEMIYNRMTKRHKQTNI from the exons ATGGGGCGCCTGACACCATGGAGACCCGGGACCCCACTGATCTTGGGTCCTGCAGGGGTCAGGCGAAAGTGCAGGAGGACCAGAAGGAAAGTAATCTGCCGCATCCAGAATGAACAGAACAAAACCCCCTCACTCCAGGAAGAAGTCAGGAGCCCAGTGGGGGCTGCAGGTCCAGCCCGGAACAACCTAGACATGTGGGGTGCTCCGTGGCTCACGCTTATGTCCCGCAGGCTAGAGCCCGCGCCAGGGTCCGCAGTCTTTGTTTCGGACGCGGAACCAGTACTTCAGCTGGTTACCGAGGCGTCCCCGAAGGGGAAAGGGTGGACACA TGGGGCACCTGACACTATAGAGACTCAGAAAATCCGCAGATCTGGGGGGTCCTGCAGCATCCAGGCAGACATGCCGGCAGTCAAAGAGGAAAGTCCTctgaagcctccagaaggaatggaACAGGACCCAGCACTGCTGGAAGAAGTGGGGCACCCAGTGGCGGATGCAGGCCCCACACACCGCGGCG GGACTCCGCGGTGCccagctctccagcctggggatTCTCATCACCCAGTGTTTCCAAAAGAAATGATCTACAATCGCATGACCAAGcgccacaaacaaacaaacatctga